One genomic segment of Paenibacillus xylanexedens includes these proteins:
- a CDS encoding phage tail tube protein has product MAFLKASDTISGQEGRAYATINGQTEEMFYVKTLEATVEKQKAEVKTLGRRGIQHKATGWSGSGSMTIFYTTSRFRELMLQYMQNGVDTYFDIEVTNEDPSSTIGKQTVTLKGVNLDSVIMASLDTEAEALEEEVSFTFEDVDMPVSFNLPK; this is encoded by the coding sequence TTGAAAGCAAGCGACACGATCTCCGGCCAGGAAGGCCGCGCATACGCAACGATTAACGGACAGACGGAAGAAATGTTCTATGTGAAGACGCTGGAAGCAACGGTGGAGAAACAAAAAGCAGAGGTCAAAACGCTGGGCCGCCGCGGTATACAGCACAAAGCAACCGGTTGGTCTGGCTCGGGTTCCATGACGATCTTTTATACCACATCCCGTTTCCGCGAGCTGATGCTCCAGTACATGCAGAATGGTGTGGACACGTACTTCGACATTGAAGTGACCAACGAAGATCCTTCCTCCACGATTGGTAAACAGACCGTTACCCTCAAAGGCGTCAACCTCGACAGTGTGATCATGGCATCCCTGGATACCGAGGCGGAGGCGTTGGAGGAAGAAGTGAGCTTTACCTTTGAAGATGTCGATATGCCTGTATCGTTCAATCTGCCGAAGTAA